From Streptomyces qinzhouensis, one genomic window encodes:
- a CDS encoding methyltransferase domain-containing protein — translation MRSFGTPVADVLGEQIAATLSDPATTHGLARALRATARELELHRHHLAGRRSRPDGRIGQRPARVQIGGGGHRIGGFFNIDAVPPADLLWDVREGLPLHDDSVGLLFSEHFLEHIDYPRSAKRYAAEAHRVLAPGGRIITGVPDAAFALGGYYGPLDPVEETMRRWYGRRDCRPHINTRLDLVNLVFRDQDDDPHYTPHLWAYDHEKLVQLFTEAGFGAVEPWDFDEALANPKRRWGSVYVTATK, via the coding sequence ATGCGTTCCTTCGGCACGCCCGTGGCCGATGTCCTCGGCGAACAGATAGCCGCCACCCTCTCCGACCCGGCCACCACCCACGGCCTCGCCCGCGCGCTCCGTGCCACCGCCCGCGAGCTGGAACTCCACCGCCACCACCTCGCCGGACGCAGGTCCCGGCCCGACGGCCGGATCGGACAGCGGCCCGCCCGGGTCCAGATCGGCGGCGGCGGGCACCGTATCGGCGGCTTCTTCAACATCGACGCGGTCCCGCCCGCCGATCTCCTCTGGGACGTCCGCGAGGGGCTGCCGCTGCACGACGACTCCGTCGGCCTGCTCTTCTCCGAACACTTCCTGGAGCACATCGACTACCCCCGCTCGGCCAAGCGGTACGCGGCGGAGGCACACCGGGTGCTCGCGCCGGGCGGGCGGATCATCACCGGGGTGCCGGACGCCGCCTTCGCCCTCGGCGGCTACTACGGACCGCTGGACCCGGTCGAGGAGACCATGCGCCGGTGGTACGGCCGCCGGGACTGCCGCCCGCACATCAACACCCGGCTCGACCTGGTGAACCTGGTCTTCCGGGACCAGGACGACGATCCCCACTACACCCCGCACCTGTGGGCGTACGACCACGAGAAGCTGGTGCAGCTCTTCACCGAGGCCGGATTCGGGGCCGTCGAGCCGTGGGACTTCGACGAGGCGCTCGCCAACCCCAAACGGCGGTGGGGGAGCGTGTACGTGACCGCGACCAAGTAG
- a CDS encoding Twin-arginine translocation pathway signal has translation MKRRHFLAAGAGGALAAVAPSPAVAAERVDPQVVGYFTRQLALHNTADMMLGPHELIGTVTEQYQLISALGRSASARVRDDLTRLGAAYAVLAGWLHQDAGEWSTARSWHTAALADAQTVTDPDLHAYTLANLSYLQTELGDGHAAVALCERGLHLPGLPPIARMQLMYQQAHGHSLLGDRDAVDRLLDTAQNTAATRPEQPPAPWGRGAAVDNPIFFDIQRATCYGRLGLHAQAQPLWQRVTASVPHTARRRAGIYLARQAAGHAALGEPDQALNLAAESAQIAAETGSARHIAELTSLRTAMSRWQQGSYAEQLHHAFQPISG, from the coding sequence GTGAAACGTAGGCACTTCCTCGCGGCCGGGGCAGGGGGCGCGCTCGCAGCGGTCGCCCCGAGTCCCGCCGTAGCGGCCGAGCGCGTTGACCCGCAGGTGGTCGGCTACTTCACCCGGCAGCTCGCCCTCCACAACACCGCCGACATGATGCTCGGCCCGCACGAGCTGATCGGGACGGTCACCGAGCAGTACCAGCTCATCAGCGCCCTCGGACGGTCCGCATCCGCCCGGGTGCGCGACGATCTGACCCGGCTGGGAGCCGCCTACGCAGTCCTGGCCGGATGGCTCCACCAGGACGCCGGGGAATGGAGCACCGCCCGCTCCTGGCACACCGCCGCCCTCGCGGATGCCCAGACCGTCACCGACCCGGACCTGCACGCGTACACCCTGGCCAACCTGTCCTACCTGCAAACCGAACTGGGCGACGGTCACGCAGCGGTGGCCCTGTGCGAACGCGGACTTCATCTGCCCGGCCTCCCGCCTATCGCCCGTATGCAGCTCATGTATCAGCAGGCTCATGGCCACTCACTGCTCGGCGACCGGGACGCCGTCGACCGTCTGCTGGACACGGCGCAGAACACCGCGGCGACCCGCCCCGAACAACCGCCCGCACCCTGGGGACGCGGCGCAGCCGTCGACAACCCCATCTTCTTCGATATCCAGCGCGCCACCTGCTACGGCAGGCTGGGCCTCCACGCACAGGCACAGCCGCTGTGGCAGCGCGTCACGGCCTCTGTCCCGCACACCGCCCGCCGCCGGGCCGGCATCTACCTCGCCCGCCAAGCCGCCGGTCACGCCGCACTCGGAGAACCCGACCAGGCCTTGAACCTCGCCGCCGAATCCGCACAGATCGCCGCCGAAACCGGCTCCGCCCGCCATATCGCGGAACTGACAAGCCTCCGTACCGCCATGAGTCGTTGGCAGCAGGGTTCTTACGCCGAACAACTTCATCACGCATTCCAGCCGATCTCGGGATGA
- a CDS encoding dolichyl-phosphate beta-glucosyltransferase, with protein sequence MRDGTRAPGTAPQDAGADGGGPGGDAPADDTATAALDGTAAVTPAGGAATVGRPADGAEAGEIRLSVVVPAYNEAERLLPTLRAVRDHLDADPGRWGPWELIVVDDGSTDDTAAVARTAAADDPRIQVVTTPHNRGKGHALRQGVLASYGRRVLVTDADLATPVEELDQLDALLTAEDAAAVIGSRAHPDSLIDVHQWRGREWLGRAGNLLIRAVAVPGLRDTQCGFKLFDGERARAAFAASVLDGWAIDVEILRHFRRSDWSVVEAPVRWSHRSGSKVGPLDYVRVLGELVKLRTAAVNRTDLLVGLAFCLVSFILYKDLWADLDRGYLKDAGQDQNQWEWFFAVTADNVVNFRNPLFTHAQNAPDGVNLMANTVMLGLSVPLTPVTLLLGPPVTWAIVLTFGLTATAIAWYWLIVRRITGPAARARAGAGAAGNGHRWAAALGAAVAALAPPMISHGNAHPNFLVLFVIPLLIDRALRLCEGRRVVRDGIVLGLLAAYQIFIGEEPLLLAAMGMLLFALFYALLDREAARRSWRPLLRGTGIGLAVCLPLVAGPLAWQFFGPQSYSGVLHGAETFNSPRAFLEFAGRSLFGTDERADPLAMNRTEQNAFYGWPLIALVAGIVIQWWHRTLIAALALTAGTAALLSLGAEIPVPLTDLTVPGPWAPLGKAPLLEAVIESRVAMICAPALGMILAVAAVRFAEPPLRTVRVLGAAALTAALLPIVPTPYPVRERSAVPAFVTDGTYRDYLGPGESMVVVPLPSPGGADALHWQSTTGFRFPIAGGYFMGPWGPDDLGIYGAVPRHTANLLNEVRDSGRIPDIGPLQREQARADLADWRAGVVVLPPQYNEEPLQAALEALLERPGKWDGGVLVWDVGDLARQGRAGPG encoded by the coding sequence ATGAGAGACGGTACGAGGGCCCCCGGCACGGCCCCGCAGGACGCGGGCGCCGACGGAGGGGGCCCGGGCGGGGACGCTCCGGCGGACGACACGGCCACCGCGGCCCTGGACGGCACAGCCGCGGTGACGCCCGCGGGGGGCGCGGCCACCGTAGGGAGGCCCGCCGACGGCGCGGAAGCCGGGGAGATCCGGCTCAGTGTCGTCGTCCCCGCCTACAACGAGGCCGAACGCCTGCTGCCTACCCTCCGCGCCGTCCGCGACCACCTCGACGCCGACCCCGGCCGCTGGGGCCCCTGGGAGCTGATCGTTGTCGACGACGGCTCCACCGACGACACCGCGGCCGTCGCCCGCACCGCCGCCGCCGACGACCCCCGCATCCAGGTCGTCACCACCCCCCACAACCGCGGCAAGGGCCACGCCCTGCGCCAGGGCGTCCTCGCCTCCTACGGCCGCCGGGTCCTCGTCACCGACGCCGATCTGGCCACCCCCGTCGAGGAGCTGGACCAGCTCGACGCACTGCTCACCGCCGAGGACGCGGCCGCGGTCATCGGCTCCCGCGCCCATCCCGACTCCCTGATCGACGTCCACCAGTGGCGCGGCCGGGAGTGGCTCGGCCGCGCCGGAAATCTGCTGATACGGGCTGTCGCCGTGCCCGGGCTGCGGGACACCCAGTGCGGCTTCAAACTCTTCGACGGCGAACGGGCCCGCGCCGCCTTCGCCGCCTCCGTACTCGACGGCTGGGCCATCGACGTGGAGATCCTCCGCCACTTCCGCCGCTCGGACTGGTCCGTGGTGGAGGCGCCGGTGCGCTGGTCGCACCGGTCCGGCTCCAAGGTCGGACCGCTGGACTACGTCCGAGTCCTCGGCGAGCTCGTGAAACTGCGGACCGCCGCCGTGAACCGGACCGACCTCCTCGTCGGGCTGGCGTTCTGCCTGGTGTCCTTCATCCTCTACAAGGACCTCTGGGCCGATCTCGACCGCGGCTATCTGAAGGACGCCGGGCAGGACCAGAACCAGTGGGAGTGGTTCTTCGCGGTCACCGCCGACAACGTCGTCAACTTCCGCAACCCCCTCTTCACCCATGCCCAGAACGCCCCCGACGGGGTCAATCTGATGGCGAACACGGTGATGCTCGGGCTCTCCGTACCCCTCACCCCCGTCACCCTCCTCCTCGGCCCCCCCGTCACCTGGGCCATCGTCCTCACCTTCGGCCTCACCGCCACCGCCATCGCCTGGTACTGGCTGATCGTCCGCCGGATCACGGGACCCGCGGCCAGGGCCCGGGCGGGTGCCGGGGCCGCGGGCAACGGACATCGCTGGGCCGCCGCCCTCGGTGCCGCCGTCGCCGCCCTGGCGCCGCCGATGATCTCCCACGGCAACGCCCACCCCAACTTCCTCGTCCTGTTCGTGATCCCCCTCCTCATCGACCGGGCGCTCCGGCTCTGCGAGGGCCGCCGGGTGGTCCGCGACGGGATCGTGCTCGGGCTGCTGGCCGCGTACCAGATCTTCATCGGCGAGGAGCCGCTGCTGCTCGCGGCCATGGGCATGCTGCTCTTCGCGCTCTTCTACGCCCTGCTGGACCGCGAGGCCGCCCGCCGCTCCTGGCGGCCCCTGCTGCGCGGCACCGGAATCGGGCTGGCCGTCTGTCTGCCGCTCGTCGCCGGGCCGCTGGCCTGGCAGTTCTTCGGCCCGCAGAGCTACTCGGGGGTGCTGCACGGCGCCGAGACGTTCAACAGCCCCCGGGCCTTCCTCGAATTCGCCGGCCGCTCCCTGTTCGGCACGGACGAGCGCGCCGACCCACTGGCGATGAACCGTACCGAGCAGAACGCCTTCTACGGCTGGCCGCTGATCGCGCTCGTCGCGGGCATCGTGATCCAGTGGTGGCACCGCACCCTGATCGCCGCCCTGGCCCTGACCGCCGGGACCGCGGCGCTGCTCTCCCTCGGCGCGGAGATTCCGGTTCCGCTCACCGACCTCACCGTGCCCGGCCCCTGGGCGCCGCTCGGCAAGGCACCGCTGCTGGAGGCCGTCATCGAATCGCGGGTGGCGATGATCTGCGCGCCCGCCCTCGGGATGATCCTCGCGGTGGCGGCCGTACGGTTCGCGGAACCGCCCCTGCGGACGGTACGCGTCCTGGGCGCCGCGGCCCTGACGGCGGCGCTGCTCCCCATCGTTCCCACGCCCTATCCGGTACGGGAGCGGAGCGCCGTCCCCGCCTTCGTCACCGACGGCACCTACCGCGACTATCTGGGCCCCGGCGAGTCGATGGTGGTCGTGCCGCTGCCGAGCCCCGGCGGTGCCGACGCCCTGCACTGGCAGTCCACGACAGGCTTCCGCTTCCCGATCGCCGGGGGCTACTTCATGGGGCCCTGGGGCCCGGACGACCTCGGGATCTACGGTGCGGTGCCCCGCCATACGGCGAATCTGCTGAACGAGGTGCGCGACTCCGGCCGGATCCCGGACATCGGCCCGCTCCAGCGCGAGCAGGCGCGCGCCGATCTGGCGGACTGGCGGGCGGGCGTGGTGGTCCTGCCGCCGCAGTACAACGAGGAGCCGCTCCAAGCCGCCCTGGAGGCGCTGCTGGAGCGGCCCGGGAAGTGGGACGGCGGGGTGCTGGTGTGGGATGTGGGGGACCTGGCACGGCAGGGACGGGCGGGCCCGGGGTGA
- a CDS encoding NUDIX hydrolase gives MTQQEPDIRPGIAAAVIVHQGRFLMVRRRKNEGSLSWQFPAGEIESGESATAAAVREAREETGLDVSALRPLGERVHPATGRLMSYTACTVLGGTEQVGDPEDLAELAWVRLKEIPDYVPYGLFEPVQRYLEEELGDG, from the coding sequence ATGACGCAACAGGAGCCCGATATCCGACCGGGCATCGCGGCGGCGGTCATCGTCCACCAGGGCCGGTTCCTGATGGTCAGGCGCCGCAAAAATGAGGGAAGTCTGTCGTGGCAGTTCCCGGCCGGTGAGATCGAATCCGGCGAGTCCGCGACGGCGGCGGCGGTCCGCGAGGCCCGCGAGGAGACCGGCCTCGACGTCTCCGCGCTCCGCCCCCTGGGCGAACGCGTCCACCCCGCGACGGGCCGCCTGATGTCCTACACCGCCTGCACCGTCCTCGGCGGCACCGAACAGGTCGGCGACCCGGAGGACCTGGCGGAGCTGGCGTGGGTCCGCCTGAAGGAGATCCCGGACTACGTCCCGTACGGCCTCTTCGAACCGGTACAGCGGTATTTGGAGGAGGAGTTGGGGGACGGGTAA
- a CDS encoding YbaB/EbfC family nucleoid-associated protein has product MFSGGGQPNMQQLLQQAQKMQQDLALAQEELARTEVDGQAGGGLVKATVTGSGELRALVIDPKAVDPEDTETLADLVVAAVQAANENAQQLAQQKLGPLTQGLGGMPGLPF; this is encoded by the coding sequence GTGTTTTCCGGTGGTGGCCAGCCCAATATGCAGCAGCTCCTTCAGCAGGCCCAGAAGATGCAGCAGGACCTCGCCCTGGCGCAGGAGGAGCTGGCGCGGACCGAGGTCGACGGGCAGGCCGGCGGCGGCCTGGTGAAGGCCACCGTGACCGGCTCCGGCGAGCTGCGTGCCCTGGTGATCGACCCGAAGGCGGTCGACCCCGAGGACACCGAGACCCTCGCGGACCTCGTGGTCGCCGCCGTGCAGGCCGCGAACGAGAACGCGCAGCAGCTGGCGCAGCAGAAGCTCGGCCCGCTGACGCAGGGTCTCGGCGGGATGCCGGGTCTGCCGTTCTGA
- a CDS encoding GNAT family N-acetyltransferase — protein sequence MRPATVADGPAVRAVVLARSAWMEERRMPSWRESADDLAGQTENSDGSMWVLIEEATGRLVGCTTVQQETPPWGWTRAELAEPADYLYTTVTDPADREQKPGTLIAHWAVDRAARSGRTWVRRGCLFPGLVRYYETQGFALLHEVQRTHNRVYLLARRAEGVRDLAVRVRTEP from the coding sequence ATGCGCCCCGCCACCGTCGCCGACGGCCCCGCCGTCCGCGCCGTCGTTCTGGCCCGTTCCGCGTGGATGGAGGAGCGCCGGATGCCGTCCTGGCGCGAGAGCGCCGACGACTTGGCCGGGCAGACGGAGAACAGTGACGGCTCCATGTGGGTCCTCATCGAGGAGGCCACCGGCCGCCTCGTCGGGTGCACCACCGTCCAGCAGGAGACCCCGCCGTGGGGATGGACCCGAGCAGAATTGGCCGAGCCCGCCGACTACCTCTATACGACCGTCACCGACCCCGCCGACCGCGAGCAGAAGCCCGGCACCCTCATCGCCCACTGGGCCGTGGACCGCGCGGCCCGCAGCGGTCGTACATGGGTCCGCCGTGGCTGCCTGTTCCCCGGCCTCGTCCGCTACTACGAGACCCAGGGGTTCGCCCTCCTTCACGAGGTTCAGCGCACCCACAACCGTGTGTACCTGCTGGCTCGTAGAGCCGAGGGCGTCAGAGATCTGGCCGTACGTGTACGAACCGAGCCCTGA
- a CDS encoding ASCH domain-containing protein produces MTTNAPQPREHSLSIRKPYFDLIASGAKSTEVRVGYPKIRRITPGDTLTITCADESVTTRITAVKEYKSFASMLDAEDTAAIGGPDMTHDQLVTAIRGIYPPEKEALGVFALHLALMPDKP; encoded by the coding sequence ATGACGACCAATGCCCCCCAGCCCCGCGAGCACTCCCTCAGCATCCGCAAGCCTTACTTCGACCTCATCGCCTCCGGTGCCAAGAGCACCGAGGTCCGTGTCGGCTATCCCAAGATCCGTAGGATCACCCCCGGCGACACCCTCACGATCACCTGCGCGGACGAGTCCGTGACCACCCGCATCACCGCCGTGAAGGAGTACAAGTCCTTCGCTTCGATGCTCGATGCCGAGGACACAGCCGCGATCGGTGGACCGGACATGACCCACGACCAGCTCGTCACCGCGATCCGCGGTATCTACCCACCCGAGAAGGAGGCCCTCGGCGTCTTCGCCCTCCACCTCGCCCTCATGCCGGACAAGCCCTGA
- a CDS encoding nucleoside-diphosphate kinase — protein sequence MAQEREHSVERTLVLLKPDALARGLVGRIFARFEDAALKIVGTKMTWMDEEFTRRHYFDLEERLGPEVYRLADAFMRQGPVIALVLEGFDAIATVRKIVGSTYPNEAPAGTIRGDFSHYSSAASIASGKAVANLVHASGNRAEAEQEVALWFGKEELHDYRTLAEIYTY from the coding sequence ATGGCCCAGGAGCGGGAACATTCCGTCGAGCGCACACTCGTTCTGCTCAAGCCCGATGCCCTCGCACGTGGACTCGTGGGGCGGATCTTCGCCCGATTCGAGGACGCCGCATTGAAGATCGTGGGCACCAAGATGACCTGGATGGACGAGGAGTTCACCCGCCGCCACTACTTCGACCTGGAAGAACGGCTGGGGCCCGAGGTCTACCGGCTGGCCGACGCCTTTATGCGGCAGGGGCCGGTGATCGCACTGGTACTTGAGGGGTTCGACGCGATCGCCACCGTACGGAAGATCGTCGGAAGTACGTATCCGAACGAGGCACCCGCGGGAACCATCCGCGGTGACTTCTCGCACTACAGCTCGGCCGCCAGCATCGCCTCCGGAAAGGCCGTGGCCAATCTTGTGCACGCCTCCGGCAACAGGGCGGAGGCGGAGCAGGAGGTCGCGCTCTGGTTCGGCAAGGAGGAGCTCCACGACTACCGGACGCTGGCGGAGATCTACACGTACTGA
- a CDS encoding GntR family transcriptional regulator has protein sequence MPGSGSTPVTRSTLRQQIADALRDEVLAGRLQPGQEFTVKQIADQYGVSATPVREALVDLSAQGLLESDHHRGFRVHQFTVDDYRDMVETRSLVIDGIVQHARRAGRTQVNAAAVAPVRRRAEEADRAARGGDLDILIGYDLRFWRELGTIVSNRYISDFLHQLRVQIWVFAMPHLRIEPDVQRWLFTRYEELVDALVSGEVEAAREVLCAYNDLSLTWAARLDERLSS, from the coding sequence ATGCCCGGTTCCGGCAGCACCCCGGTCACCCGCAGCACCCTGCGGCAGCAGATCGCGGACGCGTTGCGCGACGAGGTGCTCGCCGGACGTCTCCAGCCGGGGCAGGAGTTCACCGTGAAGCAGATCGCCGACCAGTACGGAGTCTCGGCGACGCCCGTACGGGAGGCGCTCGTCGATCTGTCGGCGCAGGGGCTGCTGGAGTCGGACCACCACCGTGGTTTCCGGGTGCACCAGTTCACCGTGGACGACTACCGGGACATGGTGGAGACCCGGTCGCTGGTGATCGACGGGATAGTGCAGCACGCCCGCCGGGCGGGCCGTACCCAGGTCAACGCGGCGGCCGTCGCGCCCGTGCGGCGGCGCGCCGAGGAGGCGGACCGGGCCGCCCGCGGCGGTGATCTCGACATTCTGATCGGCTACGACCTCCGGTTCTGGCGCGAACTGGGCACCATAGTTTCCAATCGCTATATTTCAGACTTTCTTCACCAATTGCGGGTGCAGATCTGGGTCTTCGCCATGCCGCATCTGCGGATCGAGCCCGATGTCCAGCGCTGGCTGTTCACGCGGTACGAGGAACTGGTCGACGCGCTGGTCTCCGGGGAGGTGGAGGCCGCCCGCGAGGTGCTGTGCGCCTACAACGACCTCTCCTTGACCTGGGCCGCCCGGCTGGACGAACGGTTGTCGTCATGA
- a CDS encoding NUDIX hydrolase — protein sequence MDVIDVWNGRYACLLQAALRLTNEQFAAQLGIGVRTVATWHSDSHVVPRREMQQLLDTVHEKAVPTVRQRFALLISRERGSHVPSPSGAQALRVAIAVVIRDQEVLLVCRRDTDASGITWQFPAGVVKPGGRPESATVRETLDETGVHCAVRRRLGDRLHPVTSVLCEYFLCEYLAGEATNSDAVENVDVMWVPINAVPRFIPVHTIFPPVLAVLEEPK from the coding sequence ATGGATGTGATCGACGTCTGGAACGGCCGGTACGCCTGTCTGCTACAGGCGGCACTGAGGCTCACGAATGAGCAGTTCGCCGCACAATTGGGCATTGGCGTGAGGACGGTTGCCACTTGGCATTCCGATTCCCATGTGGTACCCCGCCGCGAAATGCAGCAGCTTCTCGACACGGTTCATGAGAAGGCCGTACCGACTGTGCGGCAGCGGTTTGCCCTGCTGATCTCCAGGGAACGTGGCAGCCATGTGCCGAGCCCTTCCGGGGCGCAGGCGCTGCGCGTGGCGATCGCGGTGGTCATTCGCGATCAAGAGGTGCTGCTGGTCTGCCGGAGGGACACGGATGCGAGTGGTATCACCTGGCAATTCCCCGCGGGCGTCGTCAAACCGGGCGGCCGTCCGGAGAGCGCGACGGTACGGGAAACACTCGACGAGACGGGTGTGCACTGCGCGGTCCGCCGGCGGCTCGGCGACCGGCTGCATCCCGTGACCAGCGTGCTCTGTGAATACTTCCTCTGTGAATATCTCGCGGGCGAGGCGACGAACTCCGACGCGGTCGAGAACGTCGACGTCATGTGGGTGCCGATAAATGCGGTGCCCCGGTTCATTCCCGTCCATACGATCTTCCCACCCGTTCTTGCCGTCCTGGAGGAACCGAAATGA
- a CDS encoding GntR family transcriptional regulator: MEHELDRTRPIWRQIAEIVTERIASGTYPVGSRVPPVVELSAEFGVATSTVQKAFLHLKQEGTLRGEVGLGTFVSAPPERTGR, translated from the coding sequence ATGGAGCACGAACTTGATCGCACCCGGCCCATCTGGAGACAGATCGCCGAGATCGTCACTGAGCGGATCGCGAGCGGCACCTATCCAGTCGGAAGCCGAGTGCCGCCCGTCGTCGAACTGTCTGCCGAGTTCGGAGTGGCTACGTCGACCGTCCAGAAGGCGTTCCTGCATCTGAAGCAGGAGGGCACCCTGCGGGGTGAGGTCGGGCTCGGTACTTTCGTGTCCGCTCCACCGGAGCGCACTGGCCGCTGA
- a CDS encoding DUF5063 domain-containing protein codes for MSDAMLHAVNQDPDDFAVQIADSIESFIVAVTEVAKGDEPDSAVPFLLLEVSQLLLTGGRLGAHEDIVPDERYEPDTGPEPDVDDLRERFGRMLEPVDVFSEVFDPYEPRKAPVAFRISDNIADIVTDLRHGLAHYRSGRTTEALWWWQFSYFSNWGPTASATLRALQSLVSHVRLDQPLAALDGLDTDEDLAEEALAEEAGRVMAEEIAAPLGLHSP; via the coding sequence ATGTCTGACGCCATGCTGCACGCTGTGAACCAGGACCCCGACGACTTCGCGGTTCAGATCGCGGACTCGATCGAGTCCTTCATCGTTGCTGTGACGGAAGTCGCGAAGGGTGACGAGCCGGACAGCGCCGTACCGTTTCTGCTGCTGGAGGTCTCCCAGTTGCTGCTGACCGGCGGCCGGCTGGGTGCGCACGAGGACATCGTCCCGGACGAACGGTACGAGCCGGATACCGGCCCGGAGCCGGACGTGGACGACCTGCGGGAACGATTCGGCCGGATGCTCGAACCGGTGGATGTGTTCTCCGAGGTCTTCGACCCGTACGAGCCCCGTAAGGCGCCCGTGGCGTTCCGTATCTCGGACAACATCGCGGATATCGTCACCGATCTGCGGCACGGGCTCGCCCACTATCGGTCCGGGCGCACCACCGAGGCGCTGTGGTGGTGGCAGTTCTCGTACTTCTCCAACTGGGGGCCGACCGCGTCGGCGACCCTGCGGGCGCTCCAGTCGCTGGTCTCGCACGTCCGGCTGGACCAGCCGCTGGCCGCGCTGGACGGGCTGGACACGGACGAGGACCTGGCCGAGGAGGCGCTGGCGGAGGAGGCGGGGCGGGTGATGGCGGAGGAGATCGCCGCACCGCTGGGGCTGCACAGTCCCTGA
- a CDS encoding SLATT domain-containing protein: MSQPEMPPGGPAREERSERGEPPRGDLTGRPFPLGDWGEPAERLDELYRWVETAALRTVDWYLADRVWKRRTGRLLRIGTALGTITGAALPLLDLTGQLAGAAGWGYLALLLGAACHVCDRYFGVTAGWMRNMATAQAVQRRLQMLQFDWASESVREILGPTDGTASEAAERCLAVLRRFSEDVQELVRAETADWMRSFHGGPDALVIQSGTLPGPGAAPARGPEPNGPGIRTGLPPGTRPNMPRQRPPESPR, encoded by the coding sequence GTGAGCCAGCCGGAGATGCCGCCCGGGGGCCCGGCCCGGGAGGAGCGGAGCGAACGGGGCGAACCGCCACGCGGTGATCTGACCGGACGGCCGTTCCCGCTGGGCGACTGGGGCGAGCCCGCCGAGCGCCTAGACGAGCTGTACCGCTGGGTGGAGACGGCCGCACTGCGGACGGTGGACTGGTATCTGGCGGACCGGGTCTGGAAGCGGCGTACGGGACGGCTGTTGCGGATCGGTACGGCCCTGGGCACCATCACCGGGGCCGCCCTCCCCCTGCTGGACCTGACCGGTCAACTGGCGGGCGCCGCCGGGTGGGGTTATCTTGCGCTGCTCCTGGGCGCGGCCTGCCATGTCTGCGACCGCTATTTCGGGGTCACCGCGGGGTGGATGCGGAATATGGCGACCGCGCAGGCCGTGCAGCGGCGGTTGCAGATGCTGCAATTCGACTGGGCGTCGGAGAGCGTACGGGAGATCCTCGGCCCGACCGACGGCACCGCGAGCGAGGCCGCGGAGCGCTGTCTCGCGGTGCTACGGCGCTTCTCGGAGGACGTCCAGGAGCTGGTCCGGGCCGAGACCGCCGACTGGATGCGGTCCTTCCACGGCGGTCCGGACGCGCTGGTGATCCAGTCGGGCACGCTGCCGGGCCCCGGCGCCGCCCCGGCGCGCGGACCGGAGCCGAACGGCCCCGGGATCCGTACCGGGCTCCCGCCGGGCACCCGCCCGAACATGCCGCGCCAGCGCCCGCCGGAGTCCCCCCGCTGA
- the recR gene encoding recombination mediator RecR, producing MYEGVVQDLIDELGRLPGVGPKSAQRIAFHILQAEPTDVRRLAHALLEVKDKVRFCAVCGNVAQQEQCNICRDPRRDPAVICVVEESKDVVAVERTREFRGRYHVLGGAISPIEGVGPDDLRIRELLARLADGAVTELILATDPNLEGEATATYLARMIKPMGLKVTRLASGLPVGGDLEYADEVTLGRAFEGRRLLDV from the coding sequence TTGTACGAAGGCGTGGTTCAGGATCTGATCGACGAGCTGGGCAGGCTGCCCGGCGTCGGTCCCAAGAGCGCGCAGCGGATCGCCTTCCACATCCTCCAGGCCGAGCCGACCGATGTACGCCGGCTCGCCCATGCCCTGCTGGAAGTGAAGGACAAGGTCCGTTTCTGCGCCGTCTGCGGAAACGTCGCCCAGCAGGAGCAGTGCAACATCTGCCGCGATCCGCGCCGCGACCCCGCCGTCATCTGTGTGGTGGAAGAGTCGAAGGACGTTGTCGCGGTCGAACGGACCCGGGAATTCCGGGGCCGCTATCACGTGCTCGGCGGGGCGATCAGCCCCATTGAGGGCGTCGGCCCCGACGATCTGCGGATCCGGGAGCTGCTGGCGCGGCTCGCGGACGGCGCGGTCACCGAGCTGATCCTGGCCACGGACCCCAATCTGGAGGGCGAGGCCACGGCCACCTACCTGGCCCGGATGATCAAACCCATGGGTTTGAAGGTCACCCGGCTGGCCAGTGGTCTCCCTGTGGGGGGAGACTTGGAATACGCCGACGAGGTCACGCTGGGACGTGCCTTCGAGGGGAGACGACTTCTCGATGTCTGA